AAAGCCAAAGGCGGTAAAGGCCTGGAGTCTTTTGTGAGAAGCGTACGCCAGAAAATGAATGTGAACGACATCAACGGCGCTATTGCCATCTGTGACCAACAAAAAGGATCTGTTGGCAATGTGGTGAAAGCCGGTTTGTTGAAGTACCAAGAGATGCACAATGAGACGGGCATGACCAAGGATCAGCGTATTCTGGCTATCCAGAAAGAAATTGAAGAGGCTACTGCCCTTGAGCTGCCAATCTTAGAGAAAAACCTGGTAATTATTTCTACCATTGCCTCTATCTCTACCTTGGTTGGTCTTATTGGAACAGTATTAGGTATGATCAAAGCGTTCGCGGCTTTGGCAACAGCCTCTGGTGCGCCAGATGCTACCCAGCTGGCAAACGGTATCTCTGAGGCTTTGATCAACACGGCTCTTGGTATTACTGGTTCGGCCATCGCTATCATTGCGTACAACTACTTCACCAGCAAGATTGATGAATTGACGTACAGCATTGATGAAGCTTCTTACAGCATTATCCAGACGTACGCCGCTCAGCATACAGAGAGCAACAGAGCACTTTAATCTGAACTTCTAGTAGAAGGAAAAAAATGCC
This region of Rufibacter sp. LB8 genomic DNA includes:
- a CDS encoding MotA/TolQ/ExbB proton channel family protein translates to MEKKSAPAVAKPVQKSEGKAGSMFASIVIPLALIAAVLIYMFILGNPANFEGGDNANHPLPGNYLGQVYKGGFIVPILISINILVVAFSIERFLTISKAKGGKGLESFVRSVRQKMNVNDINGAIAICDQQKGSVGNVVKAGLLKYQEMHNETGMTKDQRILAIQKEIEEATALELPILEKNLVIISTIASISTLVGLIGTVLGMIKAFAALATASGAPDATQLANGISEALINTALGITGSAIAIIAYNYFTSKIDELTYSIDEASYSIIQTYAAQHTESNRAL